A portion of the Silene latifolia isolate original U9 population unplaced genomic scaffold, ASM4854445v1 scaffold_126, whole genome shotgun sequence genome contains these proteins:
- the LOC141637663 gene encoding uncharacterized protein LOC141637663: MSVDFNSPEFIHQLREALKHARETDERWQPRRGERIVDAFKASDLPEFVGGADPEAYLEWERKIDRLFDFKDLDDDKRCRFAILKLSKGASLWYEAMKAKRVREGKEKIDSWVSLKRKLRKRYVPSTHRLSTYRKIADFRQGKLSVSEYLDEFQNLAIMGELEELNPKGNLSMGVGRIQNRVSLNHGRDPSLNVKTSNDQSVSNTSTGNPKNTAGQSSKTPGKETSLAKVRCFKCQGFGHYQSACPNQRVVTLREALECRDELLAEEEQMDEFSIPNDNEEGEEEVEGYEAPNVNTNLVLRTLKVESKPIESGQRNQLFHTNCKVNDRWVSLIIDGGSCTNVASTEMVSKLGLKTTNHPHPYALHWLDNGSSVKVTKQARVNLAMGSYVDEVLCDVIPMDACHILLGRPWQFDRDVLHRGRCNEYELKDKGKRIVLKPLSPQNSRVAATNTVPKAGMSLLIGERDVERAIDSGELVFLLVAKENSSSNVVLQENDRVEKLLTEFSDVFPDELPAGLPPIRGIEHQIDLIPGSSLPNKAAYRCNPEETKELQKQIDELMARGYVRESISPCAVPVLLVPKKDGSWRMCVDSRAVNNITIKYRFPIPRLDDMLDELHGSVIFSKIDLRSGYHQIRMREGDDWKKTFKTKHGLYEWTVMPFGLTNAPSTFMRLMNEVLKSFLGRFSVVFLGYVVSKDGVSVDQSKIEAIRSWPEPKTYINGPQKLNHRHAKWVEFLQSFHFSSKYKNGKSNVVADALSRRYTLLSTLDVRLLGFETLKDYYGEDVDFGAIYLECKSGVKGEYLIQDGFLFKGNQLCVPKHPIRELLVREAHGGGLAGHFGVAKTVKILKEHFLWPRLQKYVHNIVGKCVTCQVSKSKFKPGEYTPLPISVRPWDDVSMDFIVALPRTQRGKDVIMVVVDRFSKMAHFVAYHKTDDASNVADLYYREIVRLRGIPKTIVSDRDSKFLSYFWNTLWRKVGTKLLFSTSHHPQTPSQSVRNSPRTKAIWKEGEITITSPIAEGTKKGTFVWTTTAQKEFETIIQKLCETPLLALPDFTQPFEVQCDASSVGIGAVLIQGKRPIAYFSEKLNGPRFNYSTCDEEFYAIVRTLNHWSRYPRPNYFILPLDRESLKYINRNKLNPKHAKWVGHVSFDSQVKEPYQSPIDKHIDEKLHGGNSNFLLKSIFMEAHNDLVVSCNQYLDIGRIVHERWWEGNHKKIKRKQRWHKMVLNTQYKSKSLEVDKHEDYIEDDE; the protein is encoded by the exons ATGTCGGTGGATTTCAACAGTCCAGAATTCATTCATCAATTACGGGAAGCCTTGAAACATGCTCGTGAAACTGATGAACGTTGGCAACCTAGAAGAGGAGAACGAATTGTTGATGCATTCAAAGCGAGTGATCTTCCTGAATTCGTTGGAGGGGCTGATCCCGAGGCCTATTTGGAGTGGGAACGGAAAATCGATCGTTTATTCGATTTTAAAGACTTGGATGATGACAAGAGATGTAGGTTTGCAATTCTGAAATTGAGCAAAGGAGCATCGCTGTGGTATGAGGCGATGAAGGCTAAGAGGGTCCGAGAAGGCAAGGAGAAAATTGATTCTTGGGTGTCCCTAAAACGCAAACTACGGAAAAGGTATGTACCATCGACCCATAGGCTGTCTACTTATCGCAAAATCGCTGATTTTAGACAAGGCAAATTGAGTGTTAGCGAGTACTTAGATGAATTTCAGAACCTTGCTATTATGGGTGAATTGGAGGAA TTGAATCCCAAGGGAAACCTAAGTATGGGAGTGGGTCGAATTCAGAATCGAGTAAGCCTAAATCATGGTCGAGACCCGAGTCTAAATGTCAAGACTTCAAATGACCAGTCCGTGTCTAACACCTCGACTGGCAACCCTAAAAACACCGCTGGTCAGTCCTCAAAAACCCCGGGAAAGGAGACTAGTTTGGCTAAGGTTCGATGCTTTAAGTGTCAAGGGTTCGGTCATTATCAAAGTGCGTGTCCTAATCAACGAGTTGTGACCTTAAGAGAAGCCTTAGAGTGTCGGGATGAATTGTTGGCCGAGGAGGAACAAATGGATGAGTTTTCGATTCCTAATGATAATGAGGAAGGGGAAGAAGAAGTAGAGGGTTATGAGGCACCTAATGTCAATACTAATTTGGTTTTGCGAACTTTGAAAGTTGAGTCTAAACCAATTGAGTCGGGACAGCGAAACCAACTGTTTCATACTAATTGTAAGGTGAATGATAGATGGGTGAGTCTAATTatcgatggagggagttgtactaACGTTGCCTCTACTGAAATGGTGTCTAAATTGGGTCTTAAGACCACGAATCATCCCCATCCTTATGCGTTGCATTGGCTAGATAACGGTAGTAGTGTCAAAGTTACTAAACAGGCCCGTGTGAATTTAGCAATGGGTTCGTATGTTGATGAGGTTTTGTGTGACGTTatacccatggatgcttgtcatatctTGTTGGGTCGACCTTGGCAATTTGATCGGGATGTGTTGCATCGGGGAAGGTGTAATGAATATGAATTGAAGGATAAGGGAAAACGGATTGTGCTCAAACCCTTATCACCTCAAAACAGTCGTGTTGCTGCCACAAACACGGTTCCCAAGGCTGGTATGTCGTTGTTGATTGGAGAACGGGATGTGGAGCGTGCTATTGATAGTGGCGAACTGGTTTTCTTACTGGTTGCTAAAGAAAATTCGAGTtctaatgttgttttgcaggaaaatGACCGAGTTGAAAAGCTCCTTACGGAGTTTAGTGATGTATTTCCCGATGAATTACCGGCTGGTTTGCCTCCTATTCGGGgcattgaacatcaaattgaccTTATTCCGGGCTCATCTCTCCCGAATAAGGCTGCTTATCGTTGTAATCCCGAAGAAACAAAGGAACTCCAAAAGCAAATCGATGAATTGATGGCTAGGGGCTATGTTCGTGAAAGTATAAGTCCTTGTGCTGTACCGGTGCTActtgtgccaaagaaagatgggtcgTGGAGAATGTGTGTTGATAGTCGTGCCGTGAATAACATAACAATCAAATACCGCTTCCCAATCCCAAGGCTCGATGATATGCTTGACGAGCTTCATGGTTCGGTTATTTTCTCAAAGATCGATCTTAGGagtggttaccatcagattcggATGCGCGAAGGCGATGATTGGAAGAAGACTTTCAAAACGaagcatgggttgtatgaatggaccgtcatgccattcggtcttACCAATGCTCCAAGTAcctttatgagattaatgaaCGAGGTACTTAAATCTTTCTTGGGCAGATTT AGCGTGGTTTTCTTGGGATACGTGGTGTCCAAGGATGGTGTCTCGGTTGATCAATCAAAAATTGAAGCAATTCGATCATGGCCAGAACCTAAAACC TATATTAATGGGCCGCAGAAGTTGAATCATAGGCACGCAAAATGGGtggagttcttacaatcattTCACTTTTCATCCAAGTATAAAAATGGGAAGAGTAATGTTGTAGCCGATGCTTTATCTCGTCGGTATACCTTGCTGTCCACGCTTGATGTCcgtcttttgggctttgaaacTTTGAAGGATTATTATGGTGAAGATGTAGATTTTGGTGCAATATATCTTGAGTGCAAATCAGGAGTTAAGGGAGAGTATTTGATTCAAGACGGTTTTCTTTTTAAAGGAAATCAACTTTGTGTTCCTAAGCATCCGATTCGAGAACTACTTGTAAGGGAGGCTCACGGTGGAGGACTAGCTGGTCACTTCGGGGTGGCTAAGACCGTAAAGATCTTGAAAGAGCATTTCTTATGGCCACGATTGCAAAAATATGTTCACAACATCGTGGGTAAGTGTGTTACTTGTCAAGTTTCGAAGAGCAAGTTCAAACCGGGTGAATATACTCCTTTGCCAATTTCGGTCAGACCTTGGGACGATGtttctatggacttcattgttgctTTGCCACGCACTCAACGTGGTAAGGATGTTATCATGGTGGTGGTTGATCGTTTTTCCAAGATGGCTCATTTTGTTGCTTACCATAAAACCGATGATGCTTCTAATGTGGCTGATTTATACTATCGGGAAATTGTGAGGTTACGTGGCATTCCAAAGACTATTGTGTCGGATCGGGATTCTAAATTCTTGAGCTACTTTTGGAATACATTGTGGAGGAAAGTGGGTACAAAGTTGCTGTTTAGTAcctctcaccatcctcaaacACCTTCACAAAGTGTTCGAAACTCTCCGAGGACAAAAGCTATATGGaaagaaggagaaat TACCATTACTAGTCCTATCGCCGAGGGTACGAAGAAGGGAACCTTCGTATGGACCACAACCGCTCAAAAGGAGTTCGAAACCATTATTCAGAAACTTTGCGAGACACCGTTATTGGCACTCCCGGATTTCACTCAACCATTTGAGGTGCAATGTGACGCAAGCAGTGTTGGAATTGGAGCCGTATTAATACAAGGAAAGCGACCCATCGCTTATTTCTCCGAGAAATTAAATGGTCCTAGATTCAACTACTCTACGTGCGACGAAGAGTTTTATGCGATCGTGAGAACTCTTAATCATTGGAGTCGTTATCCCCGTCCGAATTACTTCATACTACCTTTGGATCGTGAATCGTTGAAGTACATTAACAGAAACAAGTTGAATCCGAAACATGCCAAATGGGTGGGCCACGTTAGTTTTGATTCGCAAGTGAAAGAACCATATCAATCACCAATTGATAAACACATTGAC